The following coding sequences are from one Myxococcus guangdongensis window:
- a CDS encoding J domain-containing protein, with the protein MRACPCCLETLTPGLLGFGSRRLAGHCEACGDAVCQSCLSVESLAAGVFQKRAGASASGSKKVKGRVCRSCLWEALVEEGRTPSFAAPRGQRERARRAARETCTHAEVKACMGFCPTCGDEVVWKSEHGNPACEACGAPSHRFFNGCWNCGESFDEQNVPQSVARGYRLEFDCDADDCAGKLAWLMPFCPWCGEEKHWEHAGGLECEACEVQVDRGWAFCVRCGEEAPLPDACPRCGVGLDEAASAARCEQCQHVVCGECCDVVAVAAPGGEAQERLLCSTCGEGAEPVADTRATEEADSEPSDAEEDAAPADDDEEEAEAPRREEEPAPRPQAAPSSPWEILGVVRGTPLADVKRAYLALVAQYHPDKVAQLGPKLQALAQEETRRIIEAWEHIRKHSRPGG; encoded by the coding sequence ATGCGAGCCTGTCCGTGCTGCCTGGAGACGCTGACGCCAGGTCTGCTGGGCTTCGGGAGCCGGCGCCTCGCGGGCCACTGCGAGGCGTGTGGTGACGCCGTCTGCCAGTCGTGCCTGAGCGTCGAGTCGCTCGCGGCGGGGGTGTTCCAGAAGCGCGCGGGTGCCTCGGCGTCGGGCTCCAAGAAGGTGAAGGGGCGGGTGTGCCGCTCGTGCCTGTGGGAGGCGCTGGTGGAGGAGGGCCGCACACCTTCCTTCGCCGCACCCCGTGGGCAACGTGAGCGCGCCCGCCGCGCCGCGCGGGAGACCTGTACGCATGCCGAGGTGAAGGCCTGCATGGGTTTCTGCCCCACCTGCGGCGACGAGGTGGTCTGGAAGAGCGAGCATGGCAACCCCGCGTGCGAGGCCTGTGGCGCGCCGTCACATCGGTTCTTCAACGGCTGCTGGAACTGCGGGGAGTCGTTCGACGAGCAGAATGTTCCCCAGTCCGTCGCGCGCGGGTACCGGCTCGAGTTCGACTGTGACGCGGATGACTGCGCCGGGAAGCTCGCGTGGCTGATGCCCTTCTGCCCGTGGTGCGGCGAGGAGAAGCACTGGGAGCATGCCGGGGGGCTGGAGTGTGAGGCCTGCGAGGTCCAGGTGGACCGGGGCTGGGCGTTCTGCGTGCGGTGCGGCGAGGAGGCGCCGCTCCCCGACGCGTGTCCCCGGTGTGGCGTGGGTCTGGACGAAGCGGCGTCCGCCGCGCGCTGTGAGCAGTGCCAGCACGTGGTGTGCGGTGAGTGCTGTGACGTCGTCGCCGTCGCCGCGCCGGGAGGGGAGGCGCAGGAGCGGCTCTTGTGCTCGACCTGTGGCGAGGGCGCCGAGCCCGTGGCCGACACGCGCGCGACCGAGGAGGCTGACTCGGAGCCCTCCGATGCGGAGGAGGACGCGGCGCCCGCTGACGACGATGAGGAGGAGGCGGAGGCGCCCCGGCGTGAGGAGGAGCCCGCGCCGCGACCCCAGGCGGCCCCTTCGTCGCCGTGGGAGATATTGGGTGTCGTCCGGGGAACACCGCTGGCGGACGTGAAGCGCGCCTACCTCGCGCTGGTCGCCCAGTACCACCCCGACAAGGTGGCGCAGCTCGGACCGAAGCTCCAGGCGCTGGCGCAAGAGGAGACGCGCCGCATCATCGAGGCGTGGGAGCACATCCGGAAGCACTCGCGCCCCGGCGGCTGA